The Achromobacter deleyi genome has a window encoding:
- a CDS encoding FecR family protein produces the protein MPRTDSPSGAAKTPRDLAAYWFSRERLGALDARERQARDAWLAADPEHLRQYRSMEALWSVADSLPQDEMRAILAQSDEAPARPRRRRFAVGLTAACALALTAGVIGPRLWSPAPEFSQSLATGKGERTRVALPDGSLLELNTDTQARVALYPDRREVELLAGEALFTVSPDAARPFTVDAGGARILVTGTRFNVRRDGAAVALAVDEGSVAFSAGSWWNSTTRHLTAGYVARHKPGEPLAAPHQENVAAITAWQRGRLVFRDTPLAQVVAELNRYLRTPLRIDDKKLAQFRVAGTLSIDEPESVLNVLPQIAPVIVLYPADGSTVLAPR, from the coding sequence ATGCCCCGCACTGATTCCCCCTCCGGCGCGGCCAAGACGCCGCGCGACCTGGCCGCTTACTGGTTCTCGCGCGAGCGCCTGGGCGCGCTGGATGCGCGGGAGCGCCAGGCGCGCGACGCCTGGCTGGCGGCCGATCCGGAGCACCTGCGGCAGTACCGATCGATGGAGGCCTTGTGGAGCGTGGCGGACAGCCTGCCGCAAGACGAGATGCGCGCCATCCTGGCGCAGTCCGACGAGGCGCCCGCGCGTCCGCGCCGCCGGAGATTCGCGGTGGGGTTGACGGCGGCCTGTGCCCTGGCGCTGACAGCTGGCGTGATCGGCCCCCGGTTGTGGTCGCCGGCCCCGGAATTCAGCCAGTCGCTGGCGACGGGCAAGGGCGAACGCACTCGCGTGGCCCTGCCCGATGGTTCGCTGCTGGAATTGAATACGGACACGCAGGCGCGGGTCGCGCTGTATCCCGATCGCCGTGAGGTGGAGCTGCTGGCTGGAGAGGCGCTGTTCACCGTCAGTCCCGATGCCGCGCGGCCGTTCACTGTCGACGCGGGCGGGGCGCGGATCCTGGTGACCGGCACGCGGTTCAATGTGCGGCGGGACGGCGCCGCGGTGGCGCTTGCCGTGGACGAGGGAAGCGTGGCTTTTTCGGCCGGTTCCTGGTGGAATAGCACGACCCGCCATTTGACGGCGGGCTATGTGGCGCGCCACAAGCCGGGCGAACCGCTGGCCGCGCCGCACCAGGAGAACGTGGCTGCCATTACCGCCTGGCAGCGGGGCCGGCTGGTGTTTCGCGATACGCCCTTGGCGCAGGTGGTTGCAGAGCTGAACCGCTATCTGCGCACCCCGCTGCGCATCGACGACAAGAAACTCGCGCAGTTCCGGGTGGCGGGAACGCTTTCGATCGACGAGCCGGAATCCGTCTTGAATGTGCTGCCACAGATTGCTCCCGTGATCGTGCTGTACCCGGCCGACGGCAGCACCGTGCTGGCGCCCCGCTAG